A genomic stretch from Aedes albopictus strain Foshan chromosome 2, AalbF5, whole genome shotgun sequence includes:
- the LOC109422766 gene encoding sulfotransferase 1 family member D1 produces the protein MAFEFSEAENPVYKETYAGFKQQDCILVKLKDCGKVPITIPNWDPEPCYLNSRYQALAQQIKDFEVRSDDIWLVTYPKSGTTWCQEMIWLICHNLDYETATSHKLGERWCYLEFGSKTDVPEPFKTITSAPSPRFIKSHLPVSLLPDQIWTVRPKLVYVRRNPKSVAVSYFHHTVSMHGYSGTKEQFVRAFMKDQVLNSPYHEHVIEFHHLDYPNNLLHLCFEDMKKDLKSTLHRVCEFFGKSFSDEQLNKLAHHLSFDSLKDNTAVNFAGFTEKVLQQSHRTEKLADPNYKFMRRGESDGWKKELDQELAHELDEWTNRKAVNPEDRKLFP, from the exons ATGGCATTCGAATTTAGTGAGGCGGAAAATCCCGTTTACAAGGAAACTTATGCGGGATTTAAGCAGCAAGACTGTATCCTGGTCAAACTGAAGGATTGTGGAAAAGTTCCAATCACCATTCCCAACTGGGATCCGGAACCATGCTACTTGAACTCCAG ATACCAAGCGTTGGCTCAACAAATCAAGGATTTTGAAGTCAGATCGGATGACATTTGGCTGGTAACGTACCCCAAAAGTGGAACCACTTGGTGCCAGGAGATGATTTGGCTCATTTGTCATAATCTGGATTACGAGACGGCCACCTCGCATAAGCTGGGTGAGCGGTGGTGTTATTTGGA GTTCGGGAGCAAAACGGACGTACCGGAACCGTTCAAAACGATCACTTCAGCGCCGTCACCAAGGTTCATCAAGAGCCATCTACCGGTTTCGCTGCTACCGGATCAAATATGGACGGTGCGCCCGAAGCTAGTCTACGTTAGAAGAAATCCCAAATCGGTAGCGGTATCCTACTTTCATCATACGGTGTCAATGCATGGCTACTCCGGAACGAAGGAACAATTCGTGCGTGCCTTCATGAAAGATCAAGTGCTCAATTCTCCGTATCATGAACACGTGATTGAATTCCACCACTTGGACTACCCGAACAACTTGCTGCATCTTTGCTTCGAAGATATGAAGAAG GATTTAAAAAGCACTCTGCACCGGGTCTGTgaatttttcggcaaatccttctCCGACGAGCAACTGAACAAGTTGGCCCACCATTTGTCGTTTGATTCGCTGAAGGACAACACAGCGGTAAACTTTGCCGGCTTTACGGAAAAGGTGCTACAGCAATCGCACCGTACGGAAAAACTGGCCGATCCCAACTACAAGTTTATGAGACGTGGCGAGTCGGATGGCTGGAAAAAAGAGTTGGACCAGGAGTTGGCTCACGAGCTCGATGAGTGGACCAATCGGAAGGCGGTGAACCCGGAGGATAGGAAACTTTTTCCGTGA